CTTGATCCGATCGGGAGGATGGAAGTGCGGGAAATCCTGCAGCGGCTTAAGGAGAGAGGAATCACCATTTTTCTCAACTCTCATCTGCTTGAGGATGTTGAAGTGCTGTGCGACCGGATGGCCCTGCTGAATGGCGGGGCGGTCCTGCGGCACGGCAGTGTAGCGGAGATGCTCAGCAAGCAGACAACCTGGCGGTTCAAGGTAGGCGGATACACGCCTTTTTTGCTGTCCTGGTTAAATGAGCATACAGGGTTAGCGGTCCGTCAATCTGCGGCACCGGGCAATAGAGCAGGACAAGAGCCTTCGCCGGATGACAGCATCGTATGGCTGGAGGCGGAGTTGGATCACGAGGAGCAGGCGGGCTGGCTGAACGGGCTGATCGTAGAGCAGGGAATGACCTTGTATGAGGTGATCCGCCAGACGCAGCGGCTGGAGGGTTGGTTCATGGATGCAGTATCCGGGCTGAATCATAGGGGGGAGAAGGAATGACAACCATACTTGCGATGACCTGGAAGGAAATGCTGCGCAAAAAAGTAATGCTGCTGACCTTGCTGCTAACCTTGGTGTTCCTGATTGCCTTCTGGTTCGTAGCCGGTACCATCGGAATGAACGATCCGGGTCCTGACTCGCTGGCTAACGGCAATGAATTATTCACGCAATATATAAACGGGGCTTTTATCTTAAGCCTGGGGTTCTTCTTCGGTGCGTTCGTTATCGCCTTTCTGGCGATATTCAGCTCCTTCTCCGTTATTGCGGGAGAGGCGGAGCAGGGAGTAATGCAGGCGCTGCTGCCCCGGCCGCTGCCGCGCTGGAAGTGGTACCTCGGGCGCTGGCTCGGCTTCGTCACGCTCGGGATTGTCTATGCCTTCATTCTATTCGCAGCCATTCTGCTGGTTACCAGCGCCCATGCGAATGTTCCAAGAGATGTCTTTGTGCTCACAAAGTCATTTCTGCTGTTTGCTTCCGTGGTCCCGCTGTTGATTTCTGTGTCTATGCTGGGCTCTGGTATATTCTCCGCTCTCGGGAACGGAGTGTTCATGACGATGCTGTATGGTGCCGGGTTTCTCGGGGGAATGATCGATAAGATCGCCGGAACGCTGCGGCTGGAGGATGACGCCTGGGAGGTGCTGCAGAATCTGACCGGAATGATATCGATGCTGATGCCGGCGGATACGCTCCA
This region of Paenibacillus sp. FSL K6-1096 genomic DNA includes:
- a CDS encoding ABC transporter permease subunit — protein: MTTILAMTWKEMLRKKVMLLTLLLTLVFLIAFWFVAGTIGMNDPGPDSLANGNELFTQYINGAFILSLGFFFGAFVIAFLAIFSSFSVIAGEAEQGVMQALLPRPLPRWKWYLGRWLGFVTLGIVYAFILFAAILLVTSAHANVPRDVFVLTKSFLLFASVVPLLISVSMLGSGIFSALGNGVFMTMLYGAGFLGGMIDKIAGTLRLEDDAWEVLQNLTGMISMLMPADTLQRRMTVELFSMKDLNGFVSLNSGPLSMLNISSFPSNTFLMYAAGYTVIVFALGLLRFQRKDL